The proteins below are encoded in one region of Mus caroli chromosome 10, CAROLI_EIJ_v1.1, whole genome shotgun sequence:
- the Adat3 gene encoding probable inactive tRNA-specific adenosine deaminase-like protein 3: MEPTSGFAEQPGPVKAESEEQEPAQWQALPVLSEQQSGAVELVLAYAAPVLDKRQTSRLLREVSAVYPLPAQPHLKRVRPSRSAGGAQSSDLLLCLAGPFAGPRSLAELLPRPAVDPRGLGTPFLVPVPARPPLTRSQFEEARAHWPTSFHEDKQVTSALAGQLFSAQARAAMQTHMERAVCAAQRAAAQGLRAVGAVVVDPASDRVLATGHDCSSVASPLLHAVMVCIDLVAQGQGRGSCDLRRHPACSFTQATATQGTRAGSVRKLDDDSLPYVCTGYDLYVTREPCVMCAMALVHARIQRVFYGAPSPDGALGTRFRVHARADLNHRFQVFRGILEDQCRQLDPDP; encoded by the coding sequence ATGGAGCCCACCTCAGGCTTTGCAGAGCAACCTGGGCCTGTGAAGGCTGAAAGTGAGGAGCAAGAGCCGGCGCAATGGCAAGCCCTCCCTGTCCTGTCGGAGCAGCAGTCGGGGGCCGTGGAGCTGGTACTGGCCTATGCTGCACCTGTCCTGGACAAGCGCCAGACGTCCCGCCTCCTCCGGGAGGTGTCCGCTGTCTATCCACTTCCTGCCCAGCCCCACCTCAAGCGGGTGCGCCCCAGCCGCAGTGCAGGCGGTGCGCAGTCATCGGATCTGCTGCTGTGCCTGGCAGGGCCCTTCGCGGGCCCGCGCTCGCTGGCGGAGCTCCTCCCCAGGCCGGCCGTGGACCCACGCGGCCTGGGCACACCTTTCCTGGTGCCTGTGCCTGCCCGGCCGCCCCTCACCAGAAGCCAGTTTGAGGAGGCACGGGCCCACTGGCCTACATCCTTCCATGAAGACAAGCAGGTGACCAGCGCGCTGGCCGGGCAACTCTTCTCCGCGCAGGCGCGAGCCGCCATGCAAACCCACATGGAACGGGCGGTATGTGCGGCCCAGAGGGCAGCAGCGCAGGGGCTGCGGGCAGTGGGCGCCGTCGTGGTGGACCCAGCCTCGGACCGCGTGTTGGCCACAGGCCATGACTGCAGCAGCGTAGCCAGCCCCCTGCTGCATGCTGTCATGGTGTGCATCGACCTGGTGGCCCAGGGGCAGGGCCGCGGTTCCTGTGACCTCAGACGCCACCCGGCTTGCTCCTTTACACAGGCCACTGCCACTCAAGGCACCCGAGCCGGTAGCGTGCGCAAGCTGGATGATGACAGCCTGCCCTATGTGTGCACTGGCTATGACCTGTACGTCACCCGAGAGCCCTGTGTCATGTGCGCTATGGCCCTAGTCCATGCCCGCATCCAGCGAGTCTTCTATGGGGCGCCCTCCCCTGATGGTGCCTTGGGCACACGCTTCCGTGTCCATGCTCGGGCAGACCTCAACCACCGCTTCCAGGTGTTCCGCGGCATTCTCGAGGACCAGTGCCGCCAGCTGGACCCTGACCCATAG